The window tggttgctactattcatcaggtaaaattaaaatgaactgaagctcatatgactgtacgtaaaaacacatcgagtagcttaacgataaaggccagctacatatacggtaatacaacaatttaattggttcatgtcacagcattgcaaattaagtgcttatttgaatgtctgcactttgacacaagctcgtttcttgagtttaagcttgcaagctcaAGTTAGTCTAACATGAAGTatttctcccaaatacacaaattacagcgtttactggtcttattgtaactactcgcttttttcaatactctccacttgatgtcgtactggatggatcgatctttaagctgccacatataattacttagttctgttgaagttcgttttgatggattgtggaagctgctacgatggttgtaatatcttttcttgaattATTTGCCTATTTCGCTGTTTGtggtacatgtatgtctacCGTAGGCAGCAGAATGTTTACTGTGTTGCTACCATGTTTACATGTTTACATGGCATGTTTTGTGGCAGTCAACAAAGCAATCCCTTTTCTCAACAAAACGGGTAAACAGAGTCACTCGAATCAGGTGAATACAGAGCACTCGAATCAGGTGAATACAGAGCACTCGAATCAGGTGAATACAGAGCACTCGAATCAGGTGAATACAGAGCACTCGAATCAGGTGAATACAGAGCACTCGAATCAGGTGAATACAGAGCTCTCGAATCAGGTGAATACAGAGCACTCGAATCAGGTGAATACAGAGCATTCGAATCAGGTGAATACAGAGCACTCGAATCAGGTGAATACAGAGCACTCGAATCAGGTGAACACAGAGCATTCGAATCAGGTGAATACAGAGCACTTGAATCAGGTGAATACAGAGCATTCGAATCAGGTGAATACAGAGCATTCGAATCAGGTGAATACAGAGCACTCGAATCAGGTGAATACAGAGCATTCGAATCAGGTGAATACAGAGCATTCGAATCAGGTGAATACAGAGCACTCGAATCAGGTGAATACAGAGCACTCGAATCAGGTGAATACAGAGCACTTGAATCAGGTGAATACAGAGCACTCGAATCAGGTGAATACAGAGCACTCGAATCAGGTGAATACAGAGCACTCGAATCAGGTGAATACAGAGCACTCGAATCAGGTGAATACAGAGCATTCGAATCAGGTGAATACAGAGCACTCGAATC of the Watersipora subatra chromosome 4, tzWatSuba1.1, whole genome shotgun sequence genome contains:
- the LOC137394454 gene encoding myb-like protein D produces the protein MACFVAVNKAIPFLNKTGKQSHSNQVNTEHSNQVNTEHSNQVNTEHSNQVNTEHSNQVNTEHSNQVNTELSNQVNTEHSNQVNTEHSNQVNTEHSNQVNTEHSNQVNTEHSNQVNTEHLNQVNTEHSNQVNTEHSNQVNTEHSNQVNTEHSNQVNTEHSNQVNTEHSNQVNTEHSNQVNTEHLNQVNTEHSNQVNTEHSNQVNTEHSNQVNTEHSNQVNTEHSNQVNTEHSNQVNTEHSNQGEYRAFESGEYRALESGEYCYTCISVVYRSQLALPSISL